The Cellulomonas fulva genome includes a window with the following:
- a CDS encoding MarR family winged helix-turn-helix transcriptional regulator: MPVAAPALAGELRAAVIMAARRIRAERGSADLTDPQYSVLVHLEKRGPLTPGQLADIERIQPPSMTRTVNCLVEDGLVAKAAHPTDGRVVVVSLTEAGRTEVVETRHRRSQWLAAQLEGMTPDEQDRLADAVELLRRISQA; the protein is encoded by the coding sequence ATGCCTGTCGCCGCTCCCGCCCTCGCCGGTGAGCTGCGCGCGGCCGTGATCATGGCCGCCCGGCGCATCCGGGCGGAACGCGGCTCCGCGGACCTCACCGACCCGCAGTACTCCGTCCTGGTCCACCTCGAGAAGCGCGGGCCGCTCACGCCCGGCCAGCTCGCCGACATCGAGCGGATCCAGCCGCCGTCGATGACGCGCACCGTGAACTGCCTGGTCGAGGACGGCCTGGTCGCCAAGGCCGCGCACCCCACGGACGGCCGCGTCGTCGTGGTGAGCCTGACCGAGGCCGGTCGCACCGAGGTCGTGGAGACGCGCCACCGCCGGTCGCAGTGGCTCGCCGCGCAGCTCGAGGGCATGACGCCCGACGAGCAGGACCGGCTGGCCGACGCCGTCGAGCTGCTGCGGAGGATCTCCCAGGCATGA
- a CDS encoding UDP-glucose dehydrogenase family protein, which yields MRISVIGCGYLGAVHAAAMASLGHEVVGIDVDERKVEALRAGRAPFFEPGLPELLTEAGAAGGLSFGTDISAVEGAKVHFVCVGTPQKKGEFAADMTYVDSSIAALTPYLRPGDVVVGKSTVPVGTAERLAEQLAPTGATLIWNPEFLREGFAVEDTLHPDRFVYGLPTDDEGVVTPEGEAAKAQLDEVYATPLADDTPLVVTDYATAQLVKVAANSFLATKISFINAMAELCEATGGDVTQLADAIGYDARIGRRFLNAGLGFGGGCLPKDIRAFMARAGELGVDQALTFLREVDSINGRRRERMVDLAREVCDGTLVGKRIAVLGATFKPNSDDIRDSPALSVADSLEKAGAHVVVTDPQGIENARAARPNLSYAQDVLDAVRDADAVLLGTEWSEYRALDPDTLGALVAGKHMLDGRNVLDPAQWRAAGWTYRALGRP from the coding sequence GTGCGCATCAGCGTCATTGGTTGTGGGTATCTCGGGGCCGTGCACGCCGCGGCCATGGCGTCGCTGGGCCACGAGGTCGTGGGGATCGACGTCGACGAGCGCAAGGTCGAGGCGCTGCGCGCCGGCCGCGCGCCGTTCTTCGAGCCCGGACTCCCTGAGCTGCTGACGGAGGCCGGTGCCGCGGGCGGGCTCTCCTTCGGCACGGACATCTCCGCGGTCGAGGGCGCGAAGGTGCACTTCGTCTGCGTGGGCACGCCGCAGAAGAAGGGCGAGTTCGCGGCGGACATGACGTACGTCGACTCCTCGATCGCCGCGCTCACCCCGTACCTGCGGCCCGGCGACGTCGTGGTCGGCAAGTCCACGGTCCCGGTCGGCACGGCCGAGCGCCTCGCCGAGCAGCTCGCGCCCACCGGCGCGACCCTGATCTGGAACCCGGAGTTCCTGCGCGAGGGCTTCGCGGTCGAGGACACCCTGCACCCGGACCGGTTCGTCTACGGCCTGCCGACGGACGACGAGGGCGTGGTGACGCCCGAGGGCGAGGCCGCGAAGGCCCAGCTCGACGAGGTGTACGCGACGCCGCTGGCGGACGACACCCCGCTCGTCGTGACCGACTACGCGACCGCGCAGCTCGTCAAGGTCGCCGCGAACTCGTTCCTGGCGACCAAGATCTCCTTCATCAACGCCATGGCCGAGCTGTGCGAGGCCACGGGCGGCGACGTCACGCAGCTCGCCGACGCGATCGGCTACGACGCGCGGATCGGCCGGCGCTTCCTCAACGCGGGGCTCGGCTTCGGCGGAGGCTGCCTGCCCAAGGACATCCGGGCGTTCATGGCGCGGGCCGGTGAGCTGGGCGTCGACCAGGCGCTGACGTTCCTGCGCGAGGTCGACTCGATCAACGGCCGGCGTCGCGAGCGCATGGTCGACCTGGCGCGCGAGGTCTGCGACGGCACGCTCGTCGGGAAGCGCATCGCCGTCCTGGGCGCGACGTTCAAGCCCAACTCCGACGACATCCGCGACTCGCCCGCGCTGTCCGTCGCGGACTCCCTCGAGAAGGCCGGCGCGCACGTCGTCGTGACGGACCCGCAGGGCATCGAGAACGCGCGCGCGGCCCGGCCCAACCTGTCCTACGCGCAGGACGTGCTGGACGCGGTGCGGGACGCCGACGCGGTGCTGCTCGGTACCGAGTGGTCCGAGTACCGCGCGCTGGACCCGGACACGCTGGGCGCGCTCGTCGCCGGCAAGCACATGCTGGACGGGCGCAACGTGCTGGACCCGGCGCAGTGGCGCGCCGCGGGCTGGACGTACCGCGCCCTCGGTCGCCCCTGA
- a CDS encoding NCS2 family permease: MASTPGAAETRAVPPEQAPKNAIDRYFRITERGSTIGTEIRGGLVTFFTMAYIIVLNPLIIGTVRDNGFEGNFLGGGDAPNITAIAATTALVAGVLSIAMGVVANFPLALAAGLGLNAVVAFSVAALPGMTWADAMGIVVLEGLVILVLVLTGFREAVFKAVPRELKTAISVGIGLFIAFIGLVDAGFVRIPASLATPVELGIAGSLGSWPLLVFVVGLLLAVVLMVRKVKGAILIAIASATVLAIVIEAFGKIGKQTDETGAVVNPEGWKLNSPAFPDGGVVKAPDFSLIGQFSLFGSIEKIGLLAVILLVFSLMLADFFDTMGTMVAIGGEAGLLDENGNPPRTKQILIVDSLAAAAGGAASVSSNTSYVESAAGVGDGARTGLAAVTTGVAFLLATFLSPLVDMVPFEAATPALVVVGFLMVMQVSGIDWKNFEVAIPAFLTIVIMPFAYSITAGIGAGVIAFVVIKLGVGKPKAVHPLMWLTAGLFVLYFLLNPIKEALGV, from the coding sequence ATGGCTTCGACCCCGGGCGCCGCCGAGACGCGCGCCGTTCCCCCCGAGCAGGCCCCCAAGAACGCGATCGACCGCTACTTCCGGATCACCGAGCGCGGCTCGACGATCGGCACGGAGATCCGCGGCGGCCTCGTCACGTTCTTCACGATGGCCTACATCATCGTCCTCAACCCCCTCATCATCGGGACCGTCCGCGACAACGGCTTCGAGGGCAACTTCCTCGGGGGCGGTGACGCGCCGAACATCACGGCGATCGCGGCCACGACCGCGCTCGTCGCAGGCGTGCTGTCGATCGCGATGGGCGTGGTCGCCAACTTCCCGCTCGCGCTCGCCGCCGGGCTGGGCCTGAACGCGGTGGTCGCGTTCTCCGTCGCCGCGCTGCCCGGGATGACCTGGGCGGACGCGATGGGCATCGTCGTCCTCGAGGGCCTCGTCATCCTGGTCCTGGTGCTGACGGGGTTCCGCGAGGCGGTCTTCAAGGCCGTCCCGCGTGAGCTCAAGACCGCCATCAGCGTCGGCATCGGTCTGTTCATCGCCTTCATCGGGCTCGTCGACGCCGGCTTCGTGCGGATCCCGGCCAGCCTGGCCACGCCGGTCGAGCTCGGCATCGCCGGCTCGCTCGGCAGCTGGCCGCTGCTGGTCTTCGTCGTCGGGCTGCTGCTCGCCGTGGTCCTCATGGTGCGCAAGGTCAAGGGCGCGATCCTGATCGCGATCGCGTCGGCCACGGTGCTCGCGATCGTGATCGAGGCGTTCGGCAAGATCGGCAAGCAGACCGACGAGACGGGCGCGGTGGTCAACCCCGAGGGGTGGAAGCTCAACAGCCCGGCGTTCCCCGACGGCGGCGTGGTCAAGGCCCCCGACTTCTCGCTGATCGGTCAGTTCTCGCTGTTCGGGAGCATCGAGAAGATCGGGCTGCTCGCCGTCATCCTGCTCGTGTTCTCGCTCATGCTCGCCGACTTCTTCGACACCATGGGCACGATGGTCGCGATCGGCGGCGAGGCAGGCCTGCTCGACGAGAACGGCAACCCGCCGCGCACCAAGCAGATCCTGATCGTCGACTCCCTCGCGGCGGCCGCAGGCGGCGCCGCGAGCGTCTCCTCCAACACGAGCTACGTCGAGTCCGCCGCCGGCGTCGGTGACGGGGCGCGCACCGGGCTCGCTGCGGTGACCACCGGCGTCGCGTTCCTGCTCGCGACGTTCCTGTCCCCGCTGGTCGACATGGTGCCGTTCGAGGCGGCGACCCCGGCGCTCGTCGTCGTCGGCTTCCTCATGGTGATGCAGGTGAGCGGGATCGACTGGAAGAACTTCGAGGTCGCGATCCCGGCCTTCCTGACCATCGTCATCATGCCGTTCGCCTACTCGATCACCGCGGGCATCGGCGCGGGCGTGATCGCGTTCGTCGTCATCAAGCTCGGCGTCGGCAAGCCCAAGGCGGTCCACCCGCTCATGTGGCTCACGGCGGGCCTCTTCGTCCTGTACTTCCTGCTCAACCCGATCAAGGAGGCGCTGGGCGTCTGA
- a CDS encoding response regulator, translating into MSISVLVTDDSRVMRQIVIRTLRQAGYDWDVREASDGAEALAAVQSDEPDVVLSDWNMPNMTGIELLRGLRAAGYETPFGFVTSEGSPEMRATAEAAGALFLIAKPFTPEAFREVIEPVLA; encoded by the coding sequence ATGAGCATCAGCGTCCTGGTGACCGACGACTCCCGCGTGATGCGGCAGATCGTCATCCGCACCCTGCGCCAGGCCGGCTACGACTGGGACGTCCGGGAGGCGTCCGACGGCGCCGAGGCCCTGGCCGCGGTGCAGTCCGACGAGCCCGACGTGGTCCTGTCCGACTGGAACATGCCCAACATGACGGGGATCGAGCTGCTGCGCGGCCTGCGCGCCGCGGGCTACGAGACGCCGTTCGGGTTCGTCACGTCCGAGGGGTCGCCGGAGATGCGCGCGACCGCCGAGGCCGCGGGCGCCCTGTTCCTCATCGCGAAGCCGTTCACGCCGGAGGCGTTCCGCGAGGTCATCGAGCCGGTGCTGGCATGA
- a CDS encoding chemotaxis protein CheX, with translation MSAATVDQNVDQTADQTVDHDQVHAIAQEVFAAMVDGDLGLLLPWDGDLPELDDALVAWVDLHGEWSGRAVLVTAHSTAEDLARALLALPADDEVAREDLEDAFGEIANVVGGNLKSLLPNPGTLGLPQVGTAVPPLAGAVRAQHLPLSWRGRLLVVDVWVALPGHDTDGGDR, from the coding sequence ATGAGCGCCGCCACCGTCGACCAGAACGTCGACCAGACAGCTGACCAGACCGTCGACCACGACCAGGTCCACGCCATCGCGCAAGAGGTCTTCGCCGCGATGGTCGACGGCGACCTGGGCCTGCTGCTCCCGTGGGACGGCGATCTGCCGGAGCTCGACGACGCGCTGGTCGCGTGGGTCGACCTGCACGGCGAGTGGTCCGGGCGGGCGGTCCTGGTGACGGCGCACAGCACCGCCGAGGACCTCGCGCGGGCGCTGCTCGCCCTGCCCGCGGACGACGAGGTCGCCCGCGAGGACCTCGAGGACGCGTTCGGCGAGATCGCGAACGTCGTCGGCGGCAACCTCAAGTCCCTGCTGCCGAACCCCGGCACCCTCGGCCTGCCCCAGGTGGGCACGGCGGTGCCACCGCTCGCCGGGGCGGTGCGCGCGCAGCACCTGCCCCTGTCCTGGCGGGGCCGCCTGCTCGTCGTCGACGTGTGGGTCGCGCTGCCGGGTCACGACACCGATGGAGGAGACCGATGA
- a CDS encoding response regulator translates to MRALVIDDSRTMRRIVAGTLDGLGFETLQAEHGREALDLLEAGEDVQLACIDWNMPVMDGLTFVTEVRANPAWRHITLMMVTTESEHGQIVRALAAGAHEYLIKPFTTDAIRDKLDLLGLVAVEEPA, encoded by the coding sequence ATGAGAGCACTCGTGATCGACGACTCGCGCACGATGCGCCGGATCGTCGCAGGAACCCTGGACGGACTCGGGTTCGAGACGCTCCAGGCCGAGCACGGCCGCGAGGCGCTCGACCTGCTCGAGGCGGGCGAGGACGTCCAGCTCGCCTGCATCGACTGGAACATGCCCGTGATGGACGGCCTCACGTTCGTCACCGAGGTCCGGGCCAACCCGGCCTGGCGCCACATCACGCTGATGATGGTCACGACCGAGAGCGAGCACGGCCAGATCGTGCGCGCGCTCGCCGCGGGCGCCCACGAGTACCTGATCAAGCCCTTCACCACGGATGCCATCCGCGACAAGCTCGACCTGCTCGGGCTCGTCGCGGTCGAGGAGCCCGCATGA
- a CDS encoding CheR family methyltransferase — MSLSPESFTFVADLVRRRSAIQLTPGKEYLVESRLLPLAREAGVDIDAFVDRLRAQPASPAVTAVVEAMTTNETSWFRDGAPYQALRTVELPRLVAARRGVGRLRVWSAACSTGQEPYSLAMCLSEDLPPAMGAEIVATDLSEQVLARARAGRYSQLEVNRGMPAQMLVQHLRRVGTEWEIAESLRRMISFRAHNLLDAPPPGPYDVVFLRNVLIYFDPPTKRAILDRVLRVLKPDGVLFLGAAETTLGVHDGYERVTIERTSVYRPQGASVVAPLPTASSSARPSLQATGTDGVRPPGFAARTAPAAPAAATARSFPLTRNSPLSGGPTR; from the coding sequence ATGAGCCTGTCCCCCGAGTCCTTCACGTTCGTCGCCGACCTGGTCCGTCGGCGCAGCGCCATCCAGCTCACGCCCGGCAAGGAGTACCTGGTCGAGTCGCGGCTCCTGCCGCTGGCCCGCGAGGCCGGCGTCGACATCGACGCCTTCGTGGACCGGCTCCGGGCGCAGCCCGCGTCGCCCGCCGTGACGGCGGTCGTCGAGGCCATGACGACGAACGAGACGTCGTGGTTCCGTGACGGCGCGCCCTACCAGGCGCTGCGCACGGTCGAGCTGCCGCGGCTGGTCGCGGCCCGCCGCGGCGTCGGCCGCCTGCGCGTGTGGTCCGCCGCCTGCTCGACCGGCCAGGAGCCGTACTCGCTCGCGATGTGCCTGAGCGAGGACCTGCCCCCGGCCATGGGTGCCGAGATCGTCGCGACCGACCTGTCGGAGCAGGTGCTCGCCCGCGCGCGGGCCGGCCGCTACTCGCAGCTCGAGGTCAACCGCGGCATGCCGGCCCAGATGCTGGTGCAGCACCTGCGGCGGGTCGGCACCGAGTGGGAGATCGCGGAGAGCCTGCGCCGGATGATCTCGTTCCGGGCGCACAACCTGCTCGACGCGCCGCCGCCCGGGCCGTACGACGTGGTGTTCCTGCGCAACGTGCTCATCTACTTCGACCCGCCGACCAAGCGCGCGATCCTCGACCGGGTGCTGCGGGTCCTCAAGCCCGACGGCGTGCTCTTCCTGGGCGCCGCCGAGACCACGCTCGGCGTACACGACGGGTACGAGCGCGTCACGATCGAGCGCACCTCGGTCTACCGACCGCAGGGCGCGTCGGTGGTCGCGCCCCTGCCCACGGCGTCCTCGTCGGCGCGCCCGTCCCTCCAGGCGACCGGCACCGACGGCGTCCGGCCACCCGGGTTCGCCGCCCGGACCGCACCGGCGGCCCCCGCCGCGGCCACCGCCCGCAGCTTCCCCCTGACCCGCAACTCCCCCCTGAGCGGAGGACCCACCCGATGA
- a CDS encoding protein-glutamate methylesterase/protein-glutamine glutaminase — translation MGVIRVLVVDDSVVVRRLVSDALSQAPGVEVVGVAANGRLAQTKVAQLRPDAVTMDVEMPEMNGIEAVRALRAAGHRMPIIMFSTLTERGAAATLDALSAGATDYVAKPSNVGSVQESIARVRDELVPRLRSLVPVPGLGGSSSPTPFGAPAPAPRTTTLRPAPTLRPAPAPHAHRLVVVGSSTGGPEALSRVLSSLVAPPPVPVLVVQHMPPVFTRQLAARLDRLSPATVVEAAGGELLRPGTVYIAPGDRHLEVRRAGTAIETVLTDGPPVNFCRPAVDVLFRSAVRAAGGDLLAVVLTGMGSDGRAGCADVVEAGGTVMVQDEATSVVWGMPGAVAQSGLAHHVLPVNEVASAVERALHAGGAAA, via the coding sequence ATGGGCGTCATCCGCGTGCTCGTCGTCGACGACTCCGTCGTCGTGCGGCGGCTCGTCTCCGACGCGCTGTCCCAGGCGCCGGGCGTCGAGGTCGTCGGGGTGGCCGCCAACGGCCGGCTCGCCCAGACCAAGGTCGCCCAGCTGCGGCCGGACGCCGTGACGATGGACGTCGAGATGCCGGAGATGAACGGCATCGAGGCCGTGCGCGCGCTGCGCGCCGCCGGGCACCGGATGCCGATCATCATGTTCTCGACGCTCACGGAGCGCGGTGCGGCGGCCACGCTCGACGCGCTGTCCGCGGGCGCGACCGACTACGTGGCGAAGCCGTCGAACGTCGGCAGCGTCCAGGAGTCGATCGCCCGGGTGCGCGACGAGCTCGTGCCCCGCCTGCGCTCGCTCGTCCCGGTCCCCGGGCTCGGCGGCTCGTCGTCCCCCACGCCGTTCGGGGCTCCCGCCCCGGCGCCGCGCACGACGACGCTGCGCCCCGCGCCGACCCTGCGACCCGCGCCGGCGCCGCACGCGCACCGGCTCGTCGTGGTCGGGTCCTCGACGGGCGGACCGGAGGCGCTCTCCCGCGTCCTGTCCTCGCTCGTCGCGCCGCCGCCGGTCCCCGTGCTCGTCGTGCAGCACATGCCGCCGGTGTTCACGCGGCAGCTCGCGGCGCGGCTCGACCGCCTGAGCCCGGCGACCGTGGTCGAGGCCGCGGGCGGCGAGCTCCTGCGGCCCGGCACGGTCTACATCGCGCCCGGCGACCGGCACCTCGAGGTGCGCCGGGCCGGCACCGCGATCGAGACCGTGCTCACCGACGGGCCGCCGGTGAACTTCTGCCGGCCCGCCGTCGACGTGCTCTTCCGCTCCGCGGTCCGTGCCGCGGGCGGCGACCTGCTCGCGGTGGTCCTCACCGGCATGGGATCGGACGGCCGCGCGGGGTGCGCGGACGTCGTCGAGGCCGGCGGGACCGTCATGGTGCAGGACGAGGCGACGAGCGTCGTCTGGGGCATGCCCGGGGCCGTCGCCCAGTCCGGGCTGGCGCACCACGTGCTGCCGGTCAACGAGGTCGCGTCCGCCGTCGAGCGGGCGCTGCACGCAGGAGGTGCGGCCGCATGA
- a CDS encoding methyl-accepting chemotaxis protein, whose translation MSEQPARRRAAWFWDRTIATKFTAVMLVMGGAFALVGSAGAVALWRSAQHLDEMATLNTELQRAFTQLSIDQQRSHLLVRRAAAVDEDTRRQLLTSADWVDADVDRQIAVIDRFPTADGPQWQDFLARWDAWQTLRTSTLVPLVEAGDTAGFGATLSAELAADPDWAGRALALASAQTDADVVAIQEQGQAEAHRMIVVLAVGFLVATLCAVVLAAATIRRIARSVRDVAASLDAMSSGDLTREAHVAERDEVGRMAESLARAQEGLRGTLAEVARTAQDVATSARQLASSNAEVSGSAGETSAQAGVVAAAAEQVSRNVQAVAAGAEQMGASIREIAQNATEAAKVAGQATTAAASTNETVARLGVSSQEIGNVVKVITSIAEQTNLLALNATIEAARAGEAGKGFAVVAGEVKELANETAKATEDIARRVEAIQQDTTGAVAAIEEIATIIASINDYQLTIASAVEEQTATTNEMSRGVAEAATGSGEIAANITGVATAADRSSHVLTDVGSQVDELAAMSGTLRDRVAGFTF comes from the coding sequence ATGAGCGAGCAGCCCGCGCGTCGTCGCGCCGCCTGGTTCTGGGACCGGACCATCGCCACCAAGTTCACGGCCGTCATGCTCGTCATGGGCGGTGCGTTCGCCCTCGTCGGCAGCGCCGGCGCGGTCGCGCTGTGGCGCAGCGCGCAGCACCTCGACGAGATGGCGACGCTCAACACCGAGCTGCAGCGCGCCTTCACGCAGCTGTCGATCGACCAGCAGCGCAGCCACCTGCTGGTCCGCCGGGCGGCGGCGGTCGACGAGGACACGCGGCGCCAGCTGCTGACCTCGGCCGACTGGGTCGACGCCGACGTGGACCGTCAGATCGCGGTGATCGACCGGTTCCCGACGGCCGACGGCCCGCAGTGGCAGGACTTCCTGGCGCGGTGGGACGCGTGGCAGACGCTGCGCACGTCGACGCTGGTGCCGCTGGTCGAGGCGGGTGACACGGCGGGCTTCGGCGCGACGCTGTCCGCCGAGCTCGCGGCGGACCCCGACTGGGCCGGCCGCGCGCTCGCGCTCGCGTCGGCGCAGACCGACGCCGACGTCGTCGCGATCCAGGAGCAGGGCCAGGCCGAGGCGCACCGGATGATCGTCGTGCTCGCGGTCGGCTTCCTGGTCGCCACGCTGTGCGCGGTGGTCCTGGCCGCCGCGACGATCCGCCGCATCGCGCGCTCGGTGCGTGACGTGGCGGCGTCGCTCGACGCGATGTCGTCGGGCGACCTGACCCGCGAGGCGCACGTCGCCGAGCGCGACGAGGTCGGCCGCATGGCGGAGTCGCTCGCCCGGGCCCAGGAGGGCCTGCGGGGGACGCTCGCCGAGGTCGCCCGCACGGCGCAGGACGTCGCGACCTCCGCGCGGCAGCTCGCGTCGTCGAACGCCGAGGTCTCCGGCAGCGCCGGTGAGACGTCCGCGCAGGCGGGCGTCGTCGCGGCGGCCGCCGAGCAGGTGTCCCGCAACGTGCAGGCGGTGGCGGCGGGTGCCGAGCAGATGGGCGCCTCGATCCGCGAGATCGCGCAGAACGCGACCGAGGCCGCCAAGGTCGCGGGTCAGGCGACGACCGCGGCGGCGAGCACCAACGAGACGGTGGCGCGCCTGGGGGTGTCGTCGCAGGAGATCGGCAACGTGGTCAAGGTCATCACCTCGATCGCGGAGCAGACGAACCTGCTGGCGCTCAACGCGACGATCGAGGCGGCGCGTGCCGGCGAGGCGGGCAAGGGCTTCGCGGTCGTGGCCGGGGAGGTCAAGGAGCTGGCGAACGAGACGGCCAAGGCGACCGAGGACATCGCGCGTCGGGTCGAGGCGATCCAGCAGGACACCACCGGCGCCGTGGCCGCGATCGAGGAGATCGCGACCATCATCGCGTCGATCAACGACTACCAGCTCACGATCGCGTCCGCGGTCGAGGAGCAGACCGCGACGACGAACGAGATGTCCCGCGGCGTGGCCGAGGCCGCGACCGGCTCGGGCGAGATCGCCGCCAACATCACCGGTGTCGCCACCGCCGCGGACCGCTCGTCGCACGTCCTGACGGACGTCGGCTCGCAGGTCGACGAGCTGGCCGCGATGTCCGGCACGCTGCGCGACCGCGTCGCAGGGTTCACGTTCTGA
- a CDS encoding substrate-binding domain-containing protein produces MTARTTRAAALLAAGAIALTAGCGTGGQAAGQTGAAGEDETPLVGIAMPTTVQTRWVADGDNLSQQFGSLGFDVEMQYADDDPAAQAEQIGRMLEDGADALVVGAVDGTALKAVLAQAGDAGVPVVSYDRLIRDSGDVDFYASFDNRRVGVLQATSLLQGIGVLDEQGAPTGDEGPFAVELFAGSPDDNNATVFYDGAMSVLTPYLESGVLVVPSKQVEREDVAIAGWKAEVAGERMTSLLAPYTHGTRLAGVLAPNDGIAQAVLAATADLGYTPVVPGQDAEVPAVRSVADGAQYSTVYKDTRQLAEVTVQMVQALLHGTEPEVNDTTSYDNGVGVVPAYLLPPQLVTQDNYQAVLIDSGYYSAKEIG; encoded by the coding sequence ATGACCGCACGGACCACCCGGGCCGCCGCGCTCCTCGCCGCGGGCGCGATCGCGCTCACGGCGGGGTGCGGCACCGGCGGGCAGGCAGCCGGGCAGACCGGTGCGGCCGGCGAGGACGAGACCCCGCTCGTCGGCATCGCGATGCCGACGACGGTGCAGACGCGCTGGGTCGCCGACGGCGACAACCTGTCGCAGCAGTTCGGCTCGCTGGGCTTCGACGTCGAGATGCAGTACGCCGACGACGACCCGGCCGCCCAGGCCGAGCAGATCGGCCGGATGCTGGAGGACGGCGCCGACGCGCTCGTCGTCGGGGCCGTGGACGGCACGGCGCTCAAGGCGGTGCTCGCGCAGGCGGGCGACGCGGGGGTGCCCGTCGTGTCCTACGACCGCCTCATCCGCGACTCGGGCGACGTCGACTTCTACGCGTCGTTCGACAACCGCCGCGTCGGCGTCCTGCAGGCCACGTCGCTGCTGCAGGGGATCGGCGTGCTCGACGAGCAGGGCGCGCCGACCGGCGACGAGGGGCCGTTCGCGGTCGAGCTGTTCGCGGGGTCGCCCGACGACAACAACGCGACGGTCTTCTACGACGGCGCGATGTCGGTGCTGACGCCGTACCTCGAGTCCGGCGTGCTCGTCGTGCCGTCGAAGCAGGTGGAGCGCGAGGACGTCGCGATCGCCGGCTGGAAGGCGGAGGTCGCGGGGGAGCGCATGACGTCGCTGCTCGCGCCCTACACCCACGGCACCCGGCTCGCGGGGGTCCTGGCGCCCAACGACGGCATCGCGCAGGCGGTGCTCGCGGCGACCGCGGACCTCGGCTACACGCCCGTCGTCCCGGGCCAGGACGCCGAGGTGCCCGCGGTCCGCTCGGTCGCCGACGGCGCGCAGTACTCGACCGTCTACAAGGACACGCGCCAGCTCGCCGAGGTCACGGTGCAGATGGTGCAGGCGCTGCTGCACGGCACGGAGCCCGAGGTCAACGACACCACGTCGTACGACAACGGCGTGGGCGTCGTTCCCGCCTACCTGCTGCCGCCGCAGCTCGTGACGCAGGACAACTACCAGGCCGTGCTGATCGACAGCGGCTACTACTCGGCGAAGGAGATCGGCTGA